One Hippoglossus hippoglossus isolate fHipHip1 chromosome 5, fHipHip1.pri, whole genome shotgun sequence genomic window carries:
- the aldh4a1 gene encoding delta-1-pyrroline-5-carboxylate dehydrogenase, mitochondrial, with product MLRVRAAVARSWRGLRTSACAGVQVKNEPILSFTEGSSERVELLKALDGLKGATEEIPCVVGDEHVWTSDVRYQLSPFNHSHKVAKFCYADKELINKAILASMAARREWDLKPVQDRAQVLFKAADVISGPRRAEILAKTMIGQGKTVVQAEIDAAAELIDFFRFNAQNAVELERQQPIDAEGSTNTMLYRGLEGFVAAVAPFNFTAIGGNLAGTPTLMGNVVLWKPSDAAISASYAVYRVLRECGLPPNIIQFLPADGPVFGDTVTSSEHLAGINFTGSVPTFKRLWRQVGQNLDTYRVFPRLAGECGGKNFHFVHSSADVQSVVTGTIRSAFEYGGQKCSACSRMYVAESVWPQIKQGLLDIHRDIRVGDPVEDFSSFFSAVIDDKSFSRIKRWLDHAKSSASLKVIAGGRCDDRKGYFVEPTIIETTDPQDAIMNEEIFGPVLTVYVYPDNDYKEVLRLIDNTSPYALTGAVFAQDQSVIDEAAATLRYAAGNYYVNDKSTGSVVAQQPFGGARASGTNDKPGGSHYVLRWTSPQVVKQTNIPLRDWSYPYMG from the exons ATGCTCCGTGTGCGGGCGGCGGTGGCTCGGTCCTGGCGGGG gttgaGGACGAGTGCATGTGCGGGGGTGCAGGTGAAGAACGAGCCCATCCTGTCGTTCACTGAGGGGAGTTCAGAGAGAGTCGAGCTGCTGAAG GCCCTGGATGGCCTGAAGGGGGCGACAGAGGAGATCCCGTGTGTGGTGGGAGACGAACATGTGTGGACGTCAGACGTCAGATATCAGTTATCA ccGTTCAACCACTCGCACAAGGTGGCAAAGTTCTGTTACGCTGACAAG gagcTCATCAACAAAGCCATCCTGGCGTCCATGGCGGCGAGGAGAGAGTGGGACCTGAAACCGGTTCAGGACCGAGCCCAGGTCCTGTTCAAGGCCGCTGATGTCATCAGTGGACCGAGGAGAGCGGAGATCCTCGCCAAGACCATGATCGGACAG GGCAAGACGGTGGTCCAAGCCGAGATCGACGCCGCTGCCGAGCTCATCGACTTCTTCAGGTTCAACGCCCAAAACGCAGTCGAACTGGAGAGGCAGCAGCCGATTGACGCAGAGGGAAGCACTAACACGATGCTGTACCGCGGcctggag gGCTTTGTAGCAGCTGTGGCTCCATTTAACTTCACTGCTATTGGTGGAAACCTGGCGGGAACCCCGACTCTGATG GGTAACGTGGTTCTGTGGAAGCCCAGTGACGCCGCAATTTCTGCGAGCTACGCCGTCTATAGAGTCTTGAGGGAATGTGGTCTCCCGCCAAACATCATCCAGTTCCTCCCAGCTGATGGCCCCGTGTTCGGAGACACCGTCACCTCCTCTGAGCACCTTGCGGGAATCAACTTCACCGGCAGCGTCCC AACGTTCAAGCGTCTCTGGAGACAAGTGGGACAGAACCTGGACACGTATAGGGTCTTCCCTCGACTGGCAGGAG AGTGTGGCGGGAAGAACTTCCACTTCGTCCACAGCTCTGCGGACGTCCAGAGCGTGGTGACGGGGACGATACGCTCTGCGTTCGAGTACGGAGGTCAGAAGTGTTCGGCGTGCTCGAGGATGTACGTGGCTGAGAGCGTGTGGCCGCAGATCAAACAAGGACTCCTGGACATTCATAGAGACATCAGAGTGGGAGAC CCTGTTGAAGacttcagcagcttcttctccgCCGTCATCGACGACAAG tcgTTCAGTCGCATTAAAAGGTGGCTCGATCACGCCAAGTCGTCTGCCAGTCTGAAGGTCATCGCCGGAGGTCGCTGTGACGACAGGAAGGGATACTTTGTGGAGCCGACCATCATCGAGACCACGGACCCACAGGACGCCATCATGAATGAG gAAATCTTTGGTCCGGTTCTGACTGTTTACGTTTATCCTGACAACGACTACAAGGAAGTTCTGCGGCTGATTGACAACACGTCACCGTACGCTCTGACAGGAGCCGTGTTCGCTCAGGATCA GTCTGTGAtcgatgaagctgcagccaCTTTGAGATATGCTGCCGGAAACTACTACGTCAATGATAAATCCACCGGCTCCGTCGTTGCCCAGCAGCCATTTGGCGGCGCTAGAGCTTCAG GGACCAACGACAAACCTGGAGGTTCTCACTACGTCCTGAGGTGGACGTCTCCGCAGGTGgtgaaacagacaaacatcccCCTCCGTGACTGGAGCTACCCCTACATGGGCTGA
- the LOC117762160 gene encoding achaete-scute homolog 5-like, with product MCVCPDHMMSYTFSRPITDQHSSHLSFSLSPSAGLCEDRDVSQPSDALPFFVYPSRMDAAGLGLYKGPLRGPGPGLLPYLTPFHHHGHFSVYECPFEPAFIQKRNERERQRVKCVNQGYAKLRDHLPGQSADKRLSKVETLRAAIRYIKYLQGLVELEDGGHNGDRSPNTSAPGPD from the coding sequence atgtgtgtgtgtccagatcACATGATGAGCTACACCTTCTCTCGTCCAATCACAGATCAGCATTCTTCTCACTTGAGCTTcagtctgtctccctctgctggacTCTGTGAGGACCGCGACGTCTCTCAACCCTCGGATGCTCTGCCCTTCTTCGTCTACCCCTCCAGGATGGACGCCGCTGGCCTCGGCCTCTACAAAGGTCCTCTGAGGGGCCCTGGCCCTGGGCTTCTGCCGTACCTGACCCCCTTCCACCACCATGGACACTTCAGCGTGTACGAGTGTCCCTTCGAGCCGGCGTTCATCCAGAAACGAAACGAACGCGAGCGTCAGAGGGTAAAGTGCGTGAACCAGGGTTACGCCAAACTGAGGGACCACCTGCCGGGTCAGAGCGCCGACAAACGCCTCAGCAAGGTTGAGACTCTGCGCGCCGCCATCAGGTACATCAAGTACCTGCAGGGACTGGTGGAGCTGGAAGACGGGGGCCACAACGGGGACAGGTCCCCCAACACTTCAGCCCCTGGACCAGACTGA